The proteins below are encoded in one region of Defluviitalea raffinosedens:
- a CDS encoding DUF4236 domain-containing protein: MGLRMRKSIKLGKGVRVNFGKKGASLSFGTKGLRYSIHSSGRRTSSIGIPGTGISYVTSSGGKKRKYTSSAYDKRQQIQMQKVQQVKDERQKNALLVEEYNNLIEVLRGIHKECDETVDWHHIYSLKEPFSPQEIGPKQAKARNEFENYKPRFLEKLIKPLREKKELVLKEAIEKAAREDREDYEEWKKFHELAERIITGDIDAYLEVIDEMNPLDDLLEFGSDFEFGTDHPDVLEVEFKVKSETVVPNYSLSLTQTGKLSKKALSKTAYYEIVQDYVCSCAIRIARDMFALLPVSTVIVHAVDNALNTETGYHDEITILSVVFNREVLNGLNFEAIDPSDAMKNFRHNMKFMKTKGFSPVERISKY, from the coding sequence ATGGGACTTAGGATGCGCAAAAGTATAAAGCTAGGTAAAGGTGTTCGAGTAAACTTTGGTAAAAAGGGAGCAAGTCTAAGTTTTGGAACAAAAGGTCTAAGATATTCCATTCATTCTAGCGGTAGGAGAACATCCTCTATTGGTATTCCTGGGACTGGAATTTCTTATGTCACTTCATCTGGAGGAAAGAAAAGAAAATACACTTCCTCTGCTTATGATAAAAGACAGCAAATTCAAATGCAAAAAGTGCAGCAAGTAAAGGATGAACGACAGAAGAATGCTCTTCTTGTGGAAGAATACAATAATTTAATTGAAGTACTTCGGGGTATTCATAAAGAATGTGATGAAACCGTAGATTGGCATCACATCTATTCTTTAAAAGAACCTTTTAGTCCCCAAGAGATTGGCCCCAAACAAGCAAAGGCAAGAAATGAATTTGAAAATTACAAACCTCGTTTCTTGGAAAAACTCATTAAGCCCCTTAGGGAAAAAAAGGAGCTGGTATTAAAAGAAGCTATTGAAAAGGCTGCCAGGGAAGACAGGGAAGATTATGAGGAATGGAAGAAATTTCACGAACTCGCTGAGCGTATTATTACTGGAGATATAGATGCGTATTTAGAAGTTATAGATGAAATGAATCCACTGGATGATCTTTTAGAATTTGGAAGTGATTTTGAATTTGGTACGGATCATCCGGATGTTCTTGAGGTTGAATTTAAAGTGAAATCAGAAACGGTAGTACCAAACTATTCCCTAAGTCTTACTCAAACAGGCAAACTGTCGAAAAAAGCTTTAAGCAAAACAGCCTATTATGAAATTGTACAGGATTATGTTTGCAGTTGTGCCATAAGAATTGCAAGGGATATGTTTGCTCTGTTGCCTGTTAGTACTGTGATTGTCCATGCGGTGGATAATGCTCTGAATACGGAAACAGGATATCATGATGAAATTACTATTTTATCCGTTGTATTTAACAGAGAAGTATTAAATGGCCTTAATTTTGAAGCCATAGATCCGTCAGATGCTATGAAAAATTTCAGACACAATATGAAGTTTATGAAGACGAAAGGCTTTAGCCCGGTAGAAAGAATTTCCAAGTATTAA
- a CDS encoding DUF4097 family beta strand repeat-containing protein, with the protein MQDNNGFVPNDHGNGQKKFPDQGYIPLKDYEPSKQQKHFRKRRNNILLLAIIGLCLMGISNFSMSGTEKEIKLSKDISHLNGGELFLEGRNGTVILEGTEGQKIKLNIVYQPSMSTLGKSVVLDIIEDDGKVYLDYDKSKFRSLSIKAEIPEGIFEDIHIKTSNGRLEMAELDSLTALLETSNAKVDVEGWRGKKLDIKTSNGSVELDDVSGDEVEVNTSNAKVDLELVKGKDMVIQTSNGAINFESDHLDSNNKYRWIFVTSNASVKLDLLDTKEIGYRIDADTSNSIIAHKLDNFNVNENTEKVLNGETGNYDKANIKVDIEIHTSNGTIEIE; encoded by the coding sequence GTGCAAGATAATAATGGATTCGTTCCAAACGATCATGGTAATGGCCAGAAAAAGTTTCCTGATCAAGGGTATATTCCTCTTAAGGATTATGAACCTTCAAAGCAGCAAAAGCATTTTCGAAAGCGAAGAAACAATATTCTTTTATTGGCTATAATTGGTTTGTGTTTGATGGGTATCTCAAATTTTTCAATGTCTGGAACAGAAAAAGAGATTAAATTAAGTAAGGATATTTCTCATTTGAATGGTGGAGAATTATTCCTGGAAGGACGAAATGGTACCGTTATATTAGAAGGCACTGAAGGCCAAAAAATTAAATTGAATATCGTATATCAACCTTCAATGTCTACTTTGGGAAAATCTGTGGTTTTAGATATTATAGAGGATGACGGAAAAGTTTATTTAGATTATGATAAAAGTAAGTTTAGAAGTCTTTCAATAAAAGCGGAGATACCAGAAGGAATTTTTGAGGATATCCATATAAAAACCAGTAATGGCAGACTGGAAATGGCTGAATTAGACAGTTTAACTGCCCTCTTGGAAACATCCAATGCCAAGGTTGATGTAGAAGGATGGAGAGGAAAAAAGCTGGATATTAAAACGAGCAATGGATCAGTAGAACTGGATGACGTTTCTGGAGATGAAGTAGAAGTTAACACCAGCAATGCCAAAGTGGATTTAGAACTTGTTAAAGGAAAAGATATGGTGATACAGACTTCCAATGGAGCAATTAATTTTGAATCAGATCATTTGGATTCCAATAATAAGTACAGATGGATATTTGTTACTTCAAATGCCAGCGTTAAGTTAGATTTGTTGGATACAAAAGAAATAGGCTATAGAATAGATGCCGATACAAGCAATTCAATCATAGCCCATAAGCTGGATAATTTTAACGTTAATGAGAATACAGAAAAAGTTTTAAATGGAGAAACGGGGAATTATGATAAAGCTAATATAAAAGTAGATATAGAAATACATACAAGCAATGGTACAATAGAAATAGAATAA
- a CDS encoding DUF3160 domain-containing protein yields the protein MLNRVFGIFLCCVMLITGCSKNVNDVSANNEAEMDRESGNILVQEEGLSLVWKDLTDYFNVQVEFSPTSYTPKVPEYKINPDLSNVENIDRFEGLSKEQSTKLVNNGFVVLNPNPEKAYYYMKMYNIYEENEYKNIPNFITVDVALHMYHKVYDELLKGIEKEQLHVALQQLTQNMLTKTSILYSKTENEALKHHVGEIMVYFAVANKLINDSYGDIPKEYMTIAQKEINEIENAKGYAKSPLFGFDINYEQFIVRGHYAGDEILEKYFKTMMWYGLIGYPLEEKNPDFDSIIQAMMITYITFLEMNGQDDIALWDKIYAPTEFLAGQADDVTIFDLKEVIMNVYGKDVALTDFLDEQYYDSLLKELGKLPSPQIQYRLITGSVDTPAGKQFRFMGQRYTLDANIMQEFMFPIIRPIPTGLDVAGAFGSQRAENLAKENYLKDLDEQTYTDVMTRMKNKVEALEQADWTQNLYSGWLWTLKSVWTKQENTQGLPLFMKNQAWEDKNISSGLGSYAELKHDTILYVKQPVAEMGGGEELTEYYPNYVEPAVEVYDKLLWLVRYSQINLKNRDLLSERFEYALNSLEEVYELFRTCAVKELENIPISEEENRELKYIGGKLEYIEDTLSDQYSQAISSAVISDVAGIADIGAFLEIGTGLPNEILVALAHDGKVYLARGTVYSYYEFLHEKPLTDEQWHEMLGVEKIVEDEWVYEQINSERLQKDAPPQPNWIASFKSFEDNKVFIPHIEYNLGQ from the coding sequence ATGTTGAATCGAGTTTTTGGGATTTTTCTCTGCTGTGTAATGCTTATAACCGGTTGCTCAAAAAACGTAAATGATGTTTCTGCAAACAATGAAGCTGAAATGGACAGGGAATCAGGAAATATTTTAGTGCAAGAAGAGGGGCTTTCTTTAGTATGGAAAGATCTAACGGACTATTTTAATGTACAGGTAGAATTTTCTCCAACAAGCTATACACCAAAGGTTCCTGAGTATAAAATTAACCCCGATCTTAGCAATGTTGAGAACATTGACAGATTTGAAGGTCTTTCAAAAGAGCAGAGCACTAAATTGGTTAATAATGGCTTTGTCGTATTGAATCCTAATCCGGAAAAGGCTTATTATTACATGAAGATGTACAATATTTATGAAGAAAATGAGTATAAGAATATTCCAAATTTCATTACAGTCGATGTGGCCTTACATATGTATCATAAGGTCTATGATGAACTTTTAAAGGGCATTGAGAAAGAGCAATTGCATGTGGCATTGCAACAACTTACCCAGAATATGCTTACGAAAACTTCCATATTGTATTCCAAAACAGAGAACGAAGCTTTAAAGCATCATGTGGGAGAAATTATGGTGTATTTTGCGGTAGCCAACAAATTGATCAATGATTCCTATGGAGATATTCCAAAAGAGTATATGACTATTGCCCAAAAAGAAATAAATGAAATTGAAAATGCAAAAGGATATGCCAAATCCCCTCTATTTGGCTTTGACATAAATTATGAACAATTTATTGTCAGAGGACATTATGCAGGGGATGAAATTCTGGAAAAATATTTTAAAACCATGATGTGGTATGGCTTAATCGGATATCCTCTGGAAGAAAAAAATCCGGATTTTGATTCTATTATTCAGGCGATGATGATTACGTACATTACATTTCTTGAAATGAATGGCCAGGATGATATTGCTTTGTGGGATAAAATATATGCTCCAACTGAGTTTCTGGCAGGTCAAGCAGATGATGTTACAATCTTTGATTTAAAAGAAGTCATTATGAATGTATATGGCAAAGATGTGGCACTTACAGATTTTCTGGATGAGCAATATTATGATTCGCTTTTAAAAGAATTAGGAAAATTGCCATCACCTCAAATTCAGTACAGACTTATTACAGGAAGTGTAGATACGCCTGCAGGCAAGCAATTCAGATTTATGGGGCAGAGGTATACTTTGGATGCAAATATTATGCAAGAATTTATGTTCCCAATTATAAGGCCCATTCCTACAGGACTGGATGTGGCAGGAGCTTTTGGTAGCCAGAGAGCAGAAAATCTTGCAAAGGAAAATTATTTAAAAGACTTGGACGAACAGACCTACACAGATGTTATGACCAGGATGAAAAATAAAGTGGAAGCCCTTGAGCAGGCAGATTGGACACAGAATCTGTATAGCGGATGGTTATGGACATTAAAGTCAGTCTGGACTAAGCAAGAAAACACCCAGGGACTTCCATTGTTTATGAAGAATCAGGCATGGGAAGATAAAAATATTTCCAGTGGTTTAGGCAGTTATGCAGAACTAAAACACGATACGATACTTTATGTAAAGCAGCCGGTAGCGGAAATGGGCGGAGGCGAAGAGCTTACAGAATATTATCCTAATTATGTTGAACCGGCAGTTGAAGTATATGATAAATTGTTGTGGCTGGTAAGATATTCACAAATTAATCTTAAAAATAGAGATTTGCTCTCAGAAAGGTTTGAATACGCCTTGAACAGTTTGGAAGAAGTATACGAATTATTTAGAACCTGTGCGGTTAAAGAACTGGAAAATATACCTATTTCTGAAGAAGAAAACAGAGAATTAAAATACATTGGAGGGAAATTGGAATATATAGAAGATACTTTATCTGATCAATACAGCCAAGCCATAAGTTCTGCAGTGATTTCCGATGTTGCGGGGATTGCAGATATTGGTGCATTTTTAGAAATAGGCACAGGCTTACCCAATGAAATTTTAGTCGCCCTGGCTCATGATGGAAAAGTATATTTAGCGAGAGGTACAGTATACAGTTATTATGAATTTTTACATGAAAAGCCTTTAACGGATGAGCAGTGGCATGAAATGCTCGGTGTGGAAAAAATAGTGGAAGATGAGTGGGTGTATGAACAGATTAATTCTGAACGCCTGCAAAAAGATGCTCCTCCTCAGCCTAATTGGATCGCTTCATTTAAATCCTTCGAAGATAATAAAGTCTTTATACCTCATATAGAGTACAATTTAGGGCAATAG
- a CDS encoding FG-GAP repeat domain-containing protein codes for MKKIFKKCWIYLLPITLSIFLIIAFKNSDSYIDVVLNGQTYSLDFSSKQGTIGYKGIKYDLLSNKSHQLIDIAVGDIDKDGRDNILILEGEKHSQYGDMLIIYDLVATSKGLQISERYRNKLSTIRPWKIEVCEIDNDGEMEIFIAVNKATRLYRNLENRPFFFNFKNNMLVKKWTGSKLRFPFTDVLFMDLNGNGSDEFIVIEETDEGKYVVSVYYWFGFGFILQGESHIYDEIDFIEEKIVSEKPQIHVKIVENGRIKSAVLEPSVDKTENGIYLLKERSQ; via the coding sequence ATGAAAAAAATATTTAAAAAATGTTGGATTTATTTATTACCAATTACTTTAAGCATTTTCTTAATCATTGCTTTTAAAAATTCCGATTCCTATATTGATGTTGTTTTGAATGGACAAACATACAGCCTGGATTTTTCATCGAAGCAAGGCACTATTGGATATAAAGGAATCAAGTATGATTTATTGTCCAATAAAAGTCATCAACTGATTGACATAGCTGTTGGTGACATTGACAAGGACGGCAGAGACAATATTTTGATTTTGGAAGGCGAGAAGCATTCACAGTATGGGGATATGTTGATTATTTATGATCTTGTTGCAACTTCCAAGGGACTGCAAATAAGCGAAAGATACAGAAATAAACTCAGCACTATAAGGCCGTGGAAAATTGAAGTATGTGAAATTGACAATGACGGTGAAATGGAAATTTTCATTGCGGTGAATAAAGCAACTCGTTTGTATAGAAATCTTGAAAACAGGCCATTCTTTTTTAATTTTAAAAATAATATGCTCGTAAAAAAATGGACAGGTTCCAAGTTAAGATTTCCTTTTACAGATGTATTATTTATGGATTTGAACGGGAATGGAAGTGATGAATTCATAGTAATTGAAGAAACAGATGAAGGAAAATACGTTGTATCAGTATATTATTGGTTTGGGTTTGGGTTTATTCTGCAGGGAGAAAGTCATATATATGATGAGATTGATTTTATTGAGGAAAAAATAGTGTCTGAAAAACCACAGATTCATGTTAAGATTGTGGAAAACGGCAGGATAAAATCGGCTGTTTTAGAACCTTCTGTGGATAAAACGGAGAATGGAATCTATTTGTTAAAAGAAAGGAGTCAGTAA
- a CDS encoding ferritin-like domain-containing protein, which yields MEIKEGLFENMIGETKGTALERTVKQNFQGETSEVGMYLAMARLAQRQGYGEIAEVLKTIAWEEAEHAARFAEFNGLIQEDIFDNIKQMLEGEIFANQSKKEAGDKAKELGLDSAMYYFYESARDEARHARILEGILKRCNK from the coding sequence ATGGAAATCAAAGAAGGACTATTTGAAAACATGATCGGGGAAACAAAAGGAACTGCGCTGGAAAGGACTGTTAAGCAGAATTTTCAGGGAGAAACGTCTGAAGTTGGAATGTATCTGGCCATGGCCAGACTGGCTCAAAGACAGGGATATGGCGAGATTGCAGAAGTTTTGAAGACGATTGCATGGGAAGAAGCAGAGCATGCTGCAAGATTTGCAGAATTTAATGGACTGATTCAGGAAGATATATTTGACAATATCAAACAGATGTTAGAAGGAGAAATCTTTGCTAACCAATCCAAGAAAGAAGCAGGGGATAAGGCAAAAGAATTAGGACTAGATTCAGCGATGTATTATTTTTATGAATCAGCCAGAGATGAAGCACGTCATGCCAGAATTTTAGAAGGGATTTTAAAACGCTGCAACAAGTAA
- a CDS encoding bacteriohemerythrin — MEWNDSLLTGVEKIDNQHKELFRRVNNVLEACNQRKGKEIVGETLNFLESYVEEHFRDEEKLQLESQYPGYEGHKLLHAKFIKDIKDLKSRFERDGASILVVIEMNKTIVGWLREHIMKVDKKFAEYYTSR, encoded by the coding sequence ATGGAGTGGAATGATAGTTTGCTTACAGGAGTAGAAAAGATTGACAATCAGCACAAAGAACTTTTCAGAAGAGTCAACAATGTTTTAGAAGCATGCAATCAAAGAAAAGGAAAAGAAATCGTAGGAGAAACGCTGAATTTTCTTGAAAGCTATGTTGAGGAGCATTTTCGTGATGAAGAAAAGCTTCAGCTTGAATCGCAGTATCCTGGTTATGAAGGGCATAAACTGCTGCATGCAAAGTTTATTAAGGACATAAAGGATTTAAAAAGCAGATTTGAACGAGATGGTGCAAGTATTCTTGTAGTAATCGAAATGAACAAAACCATAGTGGGATGGCTTAGAGAACATATCATGAAAGTAGACAAGAAATTTGCAGAGTATTATACGAGCAGATAA
- a CDS encoding SpoIID/LytB domain-containing protein translates to MSKNLKLFIYVVFFTYILIPKLSVSAAVSIPDWVRIGLEYKYKSTSRIDIKNNELLMGYESNGDFIPEAVFQSTTGFYVIPSSAYFISINQYFYTYDEAKFLAQDLKNLGLNAFPCSISPSKWTVYIGEISSLGEASVISSSVNSLTGKQCMTKEPLATRMILRNQNEVIAVLEGEEAYPQFAGISSNASDEIIDLGDRQYRGRMEFGRYGGSGITAVNVIMLDEYLYSVVPSEMYASWNIEALKAQAVVARNYAVLFMGKHKNSGYDLCDGEHCQVYKGYGAENYNSNQAVRETQGELLYYGNEIIEAVYFASSGGYTENSENVWITSLPYLKAVPDIYEANHQDWTRSFTREQIKSLLLSNGKNIGEVLDIQIESYTSGGRVMTLKIIGTKGTETFTKESVRTFFKSNGVSLPSRMFEIVKDGGNTSSGSISVMGEGNITKSIDDGQISVVGEDQEIKFLNLGSNTIRVQGANGVNELSFTPSVSVAGDFVFIGKGYGHGVGLSQWGAKGMADQGYNYKEILSYYFTGTTVR, encoded by the coding sequence ATGTCAAAAAATTTGAAGTTATTCATATATGTTGTGTTTTTTACATATATTCTTATACCTAAATTGTCCGTATCAGCCGCAGTAAGTATACCTGACTGGGTGAGAATAGGACTGGAATATAAGTATAAGAGTACCAGCAGAATAGACATTAAAAACAATGAACTTTTAATGGGATATGAGTCGAATGGAGATTTTATTCCTGAAGCTGTATTTCAATCAACTACAGGATTTTACGTGATTCCTTCCAGTGCTTATTTTATATCCATTAATCAGTATTTTTATACATATGATGAAGCAAAATTCCTGGCTCAAGATTTGAAAAATTTGGGATTAAATGCTTTTCCATGCAGCATATCTCCATCGAAATGGACGGTGTATATTGGCGAAATTTCTTCTTTAGGAGAAGCAAGCGTGATCAGTTCAAGTGTAAATAGTCTTACAGGCAAACAATGTATGACTAAAGAGCCGCTTGCTACCCGTATGATCTTAAGAAATCAGAATGAAGTGATTGCGGTTTTAGAAGGAGAAGAAGCTTATCCTCAGTTTGCAGGAATAAGTTCTAATGCTTCTGATGAGATCATAGATTTAGGAGACAGACAATATCGGGGAAGAATGGAATTTGGAAGATATGGAGGATCAGGAATTACAGCGGTTAATGTCATTATGTTAGATGAATATCTTTACAGTGTAGTTCCTTCAGAAATGTATGCCTCGTGGAATATAGAAGCTTTAAAAGCTCAGGCTGTTGTAGCCAGAAATTATGCCGTATTGTTTATGGGAAAGCATAAAAATAGTGGCTATGATTTATGCGACGGAGAACATTGCCAGGTTTATAAGGGTTATGGAGCAGAAAACTATAACTCCAATCAGGCTGTGAGGGAAACCCAGGGAGAGCTTCTTTATTATGGTAATGAAATTATCGAGGCAGTATATTTTGCCAGCAGTGGCGGATATACGGAAAATTCCGAAAATGTCTGGATTACGTCTTTGCCATATCTAAAAGCAGTACCGGACATTTACGAAGCAAACCATCAGGACTGGACCAGAAGTTTTACCAGAGAGCAAATAAAGTCGTTACTTTTAAGTAATGGTAAAAATATTGGAGAGGTATTGGACATTCAGATTGAAAGCTATACCTCTGGTGGAAGAGTGATGACGTTAAAAATAATTGGTACAAAGGGTACAGAAACATTTACCAAGGAAAGTGTGCGTACTTTTTTCAAAAGTAACGGAGTAAGTTTGCCCAGCAGAATGTTTGAAATTGTTAAGGATGGAGGAAATACTTCATCTGGTTCAATCAGTGTAATGGGTGAAGGAAATATCACAAAAAGTATAGATGATGGCCAAATATCTGTAGTGGGAGAAGATCAAGAAATTAAATTTCTTAATTTAGGCAGTAATACTATTCGAGTACAGGGAGCCAATGGGGTAAATGAACTTTCTTTTACACCTTCGGTGTCGGTTGCAGGAGATTTTGTATTTATTGGAAAAGGTTATGGCCACGGAGTAGGCTTGAGCCAATGGGGAGCTAAAGGAATGGCGGACCAGGGATATAATTATAAAGAAATTTTGTCTTATTACTTTACAGGAACTACAGTACGTTAA
- the spo0A gene encoding sporulation transcription factor Spo0A, translating into MKNRISVLLADDNKEFCEILEDYLERQNDMEVIGVAKDGIEAYDMIMEKYPDVVILDTIMPRLDGLGVLEKLNNSPIKKSPICIMLSAVNQDKVTQKALRLGAEYYIAKPFDMETLMLRIRQLINLAPTPKIGKTYNDSVEADNHFLIPSTHQLEAEVTYILREIGVPANIRGYHYLRYAITMAVNNMDILNSITKELYPSIAKKFNTTSSRVERAIRHAIEVACNRGSLETMHKLFSYTINNNKGKPTNSEFIALIADRLRLNLKIG; encoded by the coding sequence GTGAAAAATCGTATTAGTGTGTTGCTTGCAGATGATAATAAGGAATTTTGTGAGATTCTTGAGGATTACCTTGAAAGACAAAATGATATGGAGGTTATTGGAGTAGCGAAAGATGGTATAGAAGCTTATGATATGATCATGGAGAAATACCCCGATGTTGTAATATTAGATACGATTATGCCTCGTTTAGACGGTTTGGGTGTATTAGAAAAACTCAATAATTCCCCAATTAAAAAATCGCCTATATGTATTATGTTGTCTGCAGTTAATCAAGATAAAGTAACTCAGAAAGCTCTCCGATTAGGAGCAGAATATTATATTGCAAAACCTTTTGATATGGAAACCTTAATGCTTAGAATCAGGCAGTTAATCAATCTTGCTCCAACCCCCAAGATTGGAAAAACCTATAATGATTCTGTGGAGGCTGATAATCACTTTCTAATCCCTTCAACCCATCAGCTGGAGGCTGAAGTTACATATATTCTAAGAGAAATTGGAGTTCCTGCTAATATAAGAGGATATCATTATCTTAGATATGCCATTACCATGGCCGTAAATAATATGGATATACTAAACAGTATTACAAAAGAACTTTATCCTTCCATTGCAAAGAAATTTAATACCACTTCCAGCCGAGTGGAAAGAGCGATTCGCCATGCCATTGAAGTAGCCTGCAACCGCGGCAGCTTAGAGACTATGCACAAATTATTCAGTTATACCATTAATAATAATAAAGGCAAGCCTACCAACAGCGAATTCATTGCCCTTATTGCTGACAGGTTAAGGCTCAATCTTAAAATTGGCTAA
- a CDS encoding LysM peptidoglycan-binding domain-containing protein, protein MSVFIRHKLVEDQEGYILTLYLNPNLTEFSKEIGIAEDSGVVKDTGIVKDTGNVGILDKSIRSYISSHFPDIKVNAVKIMIGSILLTTLPFSGMVQDVSAATAPQTQAVQEAEQSIKIIIDGKQINFSQSPMVIDGKIYISIRGVTEALGGEIWWNGESKTVGINKGDIKIAFVVGDNKARVNGEQVSMEPSFITNGVTMVPLRFVAESLGMTVDWNQAEKTATLFSQPVTHQVKAGDTLFKLSQQYGISIDKLKSINNLSSDTIFVGQILKVKETVVPKPKEEASAETYTVKAGDSLWSIATKFGISVDALKKANQLTSDTIYAGQVLKLKADTTVQTPTDPQGNSVSYITYTIKSGDNMWELGNRYGIPMAELLQVNKMTVDSPLSIGQKILIPVYNIAVKERVSEKHGEYLDWWTEAQYVFPIGKVATVTDFQTGRRFQIKRTTGANHADSEPLTAKDAATIKEIWGGEYSWKERAVIVEVDGRKIAASMASMPHDVSYIKDNNFNGHFDLHFKNSTRHKDGLVSQAHQEQIKIAAGIIK, encoded by the coding sequence ATGAGCGTATTTATTCGTCATAAATTGGTTGAAGATCAAGAAGGATATATTCTAACCTTGTACCTAAATCCGAATTTAACTGAGTTTTCAAAAGAAATCGGCATTGCGGAAGACTCAGGAGTAGTGAAAGATACCGGAATTGTGAAAGATACCGGGAACGTGGGCATACTGGATAAAAGTATCAGAAGTTATATCAGTTCTCATTTTCCAGATATAAAAGTAAATGCAGTAAAAATCATGATTGGTTCTATTTTACTGACGACTCTTCCTTTTTCCGGAATGGTTCAAGATGTGAGTGCAGCAACAGCTCCACAAACCCAAGCAGTTCAAGAGGCTGAACAGAGTATTAAAATTATTATTGACGGAAAACAGATTAATTTCTCTCAATCGCCTATGGTTATAGATGGAAAAATTTATATTTCAATCCGTGGAGTTACTGAAGCTTTAGGCGGAGAAATTTGGTGGAACGGTGAATCAAAAACTGTAGGCATCAATAAAGGAGATATCAAAATTGCATTTGTTGTCGGTGATAATAAAGCCCGGGTCAATGGTGAGCAAGTTTCCATGGAGCCGTCCTTTATAACCAATGGGGTTACGATGGTCCCTTTAAGGTTTGTGGCAGAATCTCTTGGAATGACAGTAGACTGGAATCAAGCTGAAAAAACAGCGACATTATTTTCTCAGCCGGTAACCCATCAGGTAAAAGCAGGAGATACTTTATTCAAATTAAGTCAGCAATATGGAATATCCATAGATAAATTAAAATCCATAAACAATTTGTCCAGTGATACCATATTTGTCGGACAGATTTTAAAGGTAAAAGAAACAGTAGTACCTAAACCAAAAGAAGAAGCAAGTGCAGAGACATATACCGTAAAAGCAGGAGATTCCCTTTGGTCTATTGCCACCAAGTTTGGGATCTCGGTAGATGCACTTAAAAAAGCCAACCAATTAACAAGTGATACAATTTATGCCGGTCAGGTATTAAAATTAAAAGCCGATACCACCGTTCAAACGCCAACAGATCCCCAGGGTAATAGTGTTTCTTATATCACTTATACTATTAAGTCAGGAGATAATATGTGGGAACTTGGCAATAGATATGGAATTCCGATGGCAGAATTATTGCAAGTGAATAAAATGACAGTCGATAGTCCTTTATCTATAGGTCAAAAAATCCTCATTCCGGTTTATAATATAGCTGTTAAGGAAAGAGTGAGTGAGAAACACGGAGAATATTTAGATTGGTGGACTGAGGCTCAGTATGTTTTCCCAATCGGCAAAGTTGCTACAGTAACGGATTTTCAAACAGGAAGGAGATTCCAAATCAAAAGAACAACCGGCGCAAACCATGCCGATTCTGAGCCGTTAACAGCCAAAGATGCGGCGACTATAAAAGAAATCTGGGGAGGAGAATATTCATGGAAAGAAAGGGCAGTTATTGTTGAAGTAGATGGAAGAAAGATCGCTGCATCCATGGCATCCATGCCCCATGATGTTAGTTATATTAAAGATAATAATTTTAACGGACATTTTGATCTGCATTTTAAAAATAGTACAAGGCATAAAGACGGCTTAGTTTCCCAAGCCCATCAAGAACAAATCAAAATTGCTGCAGGAATCATTAAATAG